Proteins encoded together in one Poecile atricapillus isolate bPoeAtr1 chromosome 15, bPoeAtr1.hap1, whole genome shotgun sequence window:
- the LOC131585143 gene encoding bactericidal permeability-increasing protein-like isoform X2: MGVQSLAVACGALALCLALTTATNPGFVVRITQAGLDYAHEQGIKILEKELAQLKLPDISGDSRVLRVGKVHYELSRLRLRDFHLPYTRITPISNVGLQVSISNAFAELDGDWRVKFFFVRDHGSFNLKVENVYIKIFLSLGSDATGKPTISTSDCSARISKVRVLFSGRLGWLYNLFHSVIESRLRKILESKVCDNVAKSVQNELQTYIQTLPVTARIDGKIGLDYALVAPPRATAQSLDADLKGEFYSLAHRSTVPFSPPPLALPPDHDRMVYFGASSYFFNTACIAYHKAGALVFEITEAMIPKDVGFKLDTSVFSAFIPQLEEMYPNMPMKFRLSAPTAPFLTIGPGGISFQPIVDAQAYAILPNSSLAPLFLLSLTGNVSAVINVRSGHIVGSLDVGRIRLSLKDSAVGTFQVRMMQSLMNALTSSTLLPHLNARLDEGFPLPLLDRIQLSNTLMKFYQNFMLLGADVHFQPRA, encoded by the exons ATGGGAGTGCAGAGCCTGGCAGTGGCTTGCGGGGCACTGGCCTTGTGCCTGGCACTCACCACAGCCACCAACCCCGGCTTCGTGGTGAGGATCACCCAGGCAGGCTTGGACTACG CCCACGAGCAGGGGATCAAAATCCTGGAGAAGGAGCTGGCCCAGCTGAAGCTGCCAGACATCTCGGGTGACTCTCGTGTCTTGCGCGTGGGGAAAGTACACTATGAGCTCTCCAG ACTGCGCCTTCGTGATTTCCACTTGCCATACACACGGATTACCCCAATCTCCAATGTGGGCCTGCAGGTCTCCATTTCCAACGCCTTTGCTGAGCTGGATGGGGATTGGCGGGTGAAGTTTTTCTTTGT CCGGGACCATGGGTCTTTTAACCTGAAGGTGGAAAATGTCTACATCAAAATTTTCCTGAGTCTGGGCAGTGATGCAACTGGGAAGCCCACCATCAGCACCTCTGACTGCAGTGCCCGCATCTCCAAAGTCCGAGTGCTTTTTTCGGGCAGGCTTGG GTGGCTTTACAACCTGTTCCACAGTGTTATTGAGTCCAGGCTGCGGAAGATTTTAGAGAGCAAG GTCTGTGACAACGTGGCCAAGTCTGTACAAAACGAGCTCCAGACATATATCCAGACCCTGCCAG TCACAGCCAGGATAGATGGCAAGATTGGGCTTGATTACGCCTTGGTGGCACCCCCAAGAGCTACTGCCCAGTCCCTGGATGCAGACCTGAAG GGTGAATTCTACTCCCTGGCCCATCGCTCCACCGTCCCCTTCTCACCGCCGCCACTGGCCCTCCCCCCGGATCACGACCGCATGGTTTACTTTGGAGCCTCCAGCTACTTCTTCAACACAGCCTGCATTGCCTACCACAAGGCTGGGGCACTGGTCTTTGAAATCACAGAGGCCATG ATCCCAAAGGATGTGGGATTCAAACTGGACACCTCTGTCTTCTCAGCCTTCATTCCCCAG CTGGAGGAGATGTACCCAAACATGCCAATGAAGTTCAGGCTGtctgctcccactgctccatTCCTGACTATTGGACCAGGAGGAATCTCATTCCAGCCCATTGTGGATGCCCAGGCTTATGCCATCCTTCCCAACTCCAGCCTGgctcctctcttcctcctcagcCTG ACAGGGAACGTGTCCGCTGTCATCAACGTGAGATCCGGCCACATAGTTGGGAGCCTGGATGTGGGCAG GATCAGGCTCTCTCTGAAGGATTCAGCTGTTGGCACTTTCCAG GTACGAATGATGCAGTCCTTAATGAACGCCTTGACTTCCAGTACCCTGCTCCCACATCTTAATG CCCGTTTAGATGAGGGTTTCCCTCTGCCCCTTCTGGACAGGATCCAGCTCTCCAATACCCTCATGAAGTTCTACCAG AATTTCATGCTGCTTGGAGCAGATGTTCACTTCCAGCCCCGGGCATGA
- the LOC131585143 gene encoding bactericidal permeability-increasing protein-like isoform X1 produces MGVQSLAVACGALALCLALTTATNPGFVVRITQAGLDYAHEQGIKILEKELAQLKLPDISGDSRVLRVGKVHYELSRLRLRDFHLPYTRITPISNVGLQVSISNAFAELDGDWRVKFFFVSRDHGSFNLKVENVYIKIFLSLGSDATGKPTISTSDCSARISKVRVLFSGRLGWLYNLFHSVIESRLRKILESKVCDNVAKSVQNELQTYIQTLPVTARIDGKIGLDYALVAPPRATAQSLDADLKGEFYSLAHRSTVPFSPPPLALPPDHDRMVYFGASSYFFNTACIAYHKAGALVFEITEAMIPKDVGFKLDTSVFSAFIPQLEEMYPNMPMKFRLSAPTAPFLTIGPGGISFQPIVDAQAYAILPNSSLAPLFLLSLTGNVSAVINVRSGHIVGSLDVGRIRLSLKDSAVGTFQVRMMQSLMNALTSSTLLPHLNARLDEGFPLPLLDRIQLSNTLMKFYQNFMLLGADVHFQPRA; encoded by the exons ATGGGAGTGCAGAGCCTGGCAGTGGCTTGCGGGGCACTGGCCTTGTGCCTGGCACTCACCACAGCCACCAACCCCGGCTTCGTGGTGAGGATCACCCAGGCAGGCTTGGACTACG CCCACGAGCAGGGGATCAAAATCCTGGAGAAGGAGCTGGCCCAGCTGAAGCTGCCAGACATCTCGGGTGACTCTCGTGTCTTGCGCGTGGGGAAAGTACACTATGAGCTCTCCAG ACTGCGCCTTCGTGATTTCCACTTGCCATACACACGGATTACCCCAATCTCCAATGTGGGCCTGCAGGTCTCCATTTCCAACGCCTTTGCTGAGCTGGATGGGGATTGGCGGGTGAAGTTTTTCTTTGT CAGCCGGGACCATGGGTCTTTTAACCTGAAGGTGGAAAATGTCTACATCAAAATTTTCCTGAGTCTGGGCAGTGATGCAACTGGGAAGCCCACCATCAGCACCTCTGACTGCAGTGCCCGCATCTCCAAAGTCCGAGTGCTTTTTTCGGGCAGGCTTGG GTGGCTTTACAACCTGTTCCACAGTGTTATTGAGTCCAGGCTGCGGAAGATTTTAGAGAGCAAG GTCTGTGACAACGTGGCCAAGTCTGTACAAAACGAGCTCCAGACATATATCCAGACCCTGCCAG TCACAGCCAGGATAGATGGCAAGATTGGGCTTGATTACGCCTTGGTGGCACCCCCAAGAGCTACTGCCCAGTCCCTGGATGCAGACCTGAAG GGTGAATTCTACTCCCTGGCCCATCGCTCCACCGTCCCCTTCTCACCGCCGCCACTGGCCCTCCCCCCGGATCACGACCGCATGGTTTACTTTGGAGCCTCCAGCTACTTCTTCAACACAGCCTGCATTGCCTACCACAAGGCTGGGGCACTGGTCTTTGAAATCACAGAGGCCATG ATCCCAAAGGATGTGGGATTCAAACTGGACACCTCTGTCTTCTCAGCCTTCATTCCCCAG CTGGAGGAGATGTACCCAAACATGCCAATGAAGTTCAGGCTGtctgctcccactgctccatTCCTGACTATTGGACCAGGAGGAATCTCATTCCAGCCCATTGTGGATGCCCAGGCTTATGCCATCCTTCCCAACTCCAGCCTGgctcctctcttcctcctcagcCTG ACAGGGAACGTGTCCGCTGTCATCAACGTGAGATCCGGCCACATAGTTGGGAGCCTGGATGTGGGCAG GATCAGGCTCTCTCTGAAGGATTCAGCTGTTGGCACTTTCCAG GTACGAATGATGCAGTCCTTAATGAACGCCTTGACTTCCAGTACCCTGCTCCCACATCTTAATG CCCGTTTAGATGAGGGTTTCCCTCTGCCCCTTCTGGACAGGATCCAGCTCTCCAATACCCTCATGAAGTTCTACCAG AATTTCATGCTGCTTGGAGCAGATGTTCACTTCCAGCCCCGGGCATGA